One Panthera leo isolate Ple1 chromosome B1, P.leo_Ple1_pat1.1, whole genome shotgun sequence DNA window includes the following coding sequences:
- the XKR6 gene encoding XK-related protein 6 isoform X2, whose product MAAKSDGGGVGVGFAQLHNLDEAVGSGGEEDGEPGGGGCGGGGDGSEPGESSSLHICHCCNTSSCYWGCRSACLRSLLGKKPRRSAAAAAADGGDQPLQPPAAADHHPPTPAARPQPPQVERPWLDCLWIVLALLVFFGDVGTDLWLALDYYRKGDYGFFGLTLFFVLVPSLLVQSLSFRWFVQDYTGGGLGAVEGLSSRGPPMMGAGYGRGGPGSATPGAQRLCRLSVWIWQSVIHLLQMGQVWRCFSQGWKVYESLITRISKRKT is encoded by the coding sequence ATGGCGGCGAAATCCGATGGCGGTGGCGTGGGGGTGGGCTTCGCCCAGCTGCACAACCTGGACGAGGCGGTGGGCAGCGGCGGCGAGGAGGACGGGGAGCCCGGGGgaggcggctgcggcggcggcggcgacggcagCGAGCCCGGCGAGAGCAGCTCGCTGCACATCTGCCACTGCTGCAACACCTCCTCGTGCTACTGGGGCTGCCGCTCCGCCTGCCTGCGCTCCCTCCTGGGCAAGAAGCCGCGCcgcagcgccgccgccgccgccgccgacgGGGGGGACCAGCCGCTGCAGCCGCCCGCGGCCGCCGACCACCACCCCCCGACGCCTGCCGCTCGGCCGCAACCGCCGCAGGTGGAGCGGCCGTGGCTCGACTGCCTGTGGATCGTGCTGGCGCTGCTGGTCTTCTTCGGGGACGTGGGCACCGACCTGTGGCTGGCCCTCGACTACTACCGCAAGGGGGACTACGGCTTCTTCGGGCTGACCCTCTTCTTCGTGCTGGTGCCGtcgctgctggtgcagagcctgagcTTCCGCTGGTTCGTGCAGGACTACACGGGCGGCGGGCTGGGCGCCGTGGAGGGGCTCAGCAGCCGGGGCCCCCCCATGATGGGGGCCGGCTACGGCCGCGGCGGCCCGGGCTCGGCCACGCCGGGGGCGCAGCGCCTGTGCCGCCTCTCCGTGTGGATCTGGCAGTCGGTCATCCACCTGCTGCAGATGGGGCAGGTGTGGAG
- the XKR6 gene encoding XK-related protein 6 isoform X3, which translates to MAAKSDGGGVGVGFAQLHNLDEAVGSGGEEDGEPGGGGCGGGGDGSEPGESSSLHICHCCNTSSCYWGCRSACLRSLLGKKPRRSAAAAAADGGDQPLQPPAAADHHPPTPAARPQPPQVERPWLDCLWIVLALLVFFGDVGTDLWLALDYYRKGDYGFFGLTLFFVLVPSLLVQSLSFRWFVQDYTGGGLGAVEGLSSRGPPMMGAGYGRGGPGSATPGAQRLCRLSVWIWQSVIHLLQMGQVWRCFSQGWKVYESLITRIITR; encoded by the coding sequence ATGGCGGCGAAATCCGATGGCGGTGGCGTGGGGGTGGGCTTCGCCCAGCTGCACAACCTGGACGAGGCGGTGGGCAGCGGCGGCGAGGAGGACGGGGAGCCCGGGGgaggcggctgcggcggcggcggcgacggcagCGAGCCCGGCGAGAGCAGCTCGCTGCACATCTGCCACTGCTGCAACACCTCCTCGTGCTACTGGGGCTGCCGCTCCGCCTGCCTGCGCTCCCTCCTGGGCAAGAAGCCGCGCcgcagcgccgccgccgccgccgccgacgGGGGGGACCAGCCGCTGCAGCCGCCCGCGGCCGCCGACCACCACCCCCCGACGCCTGCCGCTCGGCCGCAACCGCCGCAGGTGGAGCGGCCGTGGCTCGACTGCCTGTGGATCGTGCTGGCGCTGCTGGTCTTCTTCGGGGACGTGGGCACCGACCTGTGGCTGGCCCTCGACTACTACCGCAAGGGGGACTACGGCTTCTTCGGGCTGACCCTCTTCTTCGTGCTGGTGCCGtcgctgctggtgcagagcctgagcTTCCGCTGGTTCGTGCAGGACTACACGGGCGGCGGGCTGGGCGCCGTGGAGGGGCTCAGCAGCCGGGGCCCCCCCATGATGGGGGCCGGCTACGGCCGCGGCGGCCCGGGCTCGGCCACGCCGGGGGCGCAGCGCCTGTGCCGCCTCTCCGTGTGGATCTGGCAGTCGGTCATCCACCTGCTGCAGATGGGGCAGGTGTGGAG
- the XKR6 gene encoding XK-related protein 6 isoform X4 codes for MAAKSDGGGVGVGFAQLHNLDEAVGSGGEEDGEPGGGGCGGGGDGSEPGESSSLHICHCCNTSSCYWGCRSACLRSLLGKKPRRSAAAAAADGGDQPLQPPAAADHHPPTPAARPQPPQVERPWLDCLWIVLALLVFFGDVGTDLWLALDYYRKGDYGFFGLTLFFVLVPSLLVQSLSFRWFVQDYTGGGLGAVEGLSSRGPPMMGAGYGRGGPGSATPGAQRLCRLSVWIWQSVIHLLQMGQVWSSKRKT; via the coding sequence ATGGCGGCGAAATCCGATGGCGGTGGCGTGGGGGTGGGCTTCGCCCAGCTGCACAACCTGGACGAGGCGGTGGGCAGCGGCGGCGAGGAGGACGGGGAGCCCGGGGgaggcggctgcggcggcggcggcgacggcagCGAGCCCGGCGAGAGCAGCTCGCTGCACATCTGCCACTGCTGCAACACCTCCTCGTGCTACTGGGGCTGCCGCTCCGCCTGCCTGCGCTCCCTCCTGGGCAAGAAGCCGCGCcgcagcgccgccgccgccgccgccgacgGGGGGGACCAGCCGCTGCAGCCGCCCGCGGCCGCCGACCACCACCCCCCGACGCCTGCCGCTCGGCCGCAACCGCCGCAGGTGGAGCGGCCGTGGCTCGACTGCCTGTGGATCGTGCTGGCGCTGCTGGTCTTCTTCGGGGACGTGGGCACCGACCTGTGGCTGGCCCTCGACTACTACCGCAAGGGGGACTACGGCTTCTTCGGGCTGACCCTCTTCTTCGTGCTGGTGCCGtcgctgctggtgcagagcctgagcTTCCGCTGGTTCGTGCAGGACTACACGGGCGGCGGGCTGGGCGCCGTGGAGGGGCTCAGCAGCCGGGGCCCCCCCATGATGGGGGCCGGCTACGGCCGCGGCGGCCCGGGCTCGGCCACGCCGGGGGCGCAGCGCCTGTGCCGCCTCTCCGTGTGGATCTGGCAGTCGGTCATCCACCTGCTGCAGATGGGGCAGGTGTGGAG